AGCGCGAGCGGCGATGTCAAGCTGCTTCTCCCCGACCTTGCCCAGCGGCTGGAGGACGCAGTACAGCGTGACCACCTGCTGTCCGTACTGCGCCTGATCGAGACGGAGCCTTCGATCATCGGTATGAGCCAGAACTTCGTCGCGATCGCGCAGGCTCCCGCGAGGATTGATTGTCGTCACGAAGGGTGCAGTCAGCGATGGGTCAGGCAGCTTCGACGAGAGGGTGTCCGCCCCAGCGAGTGCCTTTCTCGCTGCAGATGCGGGCATGTTCACAGCGTCAGCGTTGAGCAGGTGGGGACGGTCTCCCGCCCACTGAAGGTCTCCTCCGGATAGGCCAGGCAGATCTCGTTGAAGCGGTGGATCACGTCGCGGACCGTGTCTGTTATTGGCCTGCACTGGCTGAGCAATGACTGACACGTGGTTCCCGTCTGCCGAGGCCAGCAGCATCATCGCCGGCGATAGCACGCCGAAGTGGTGTACACATTGAACACATGAACTACTATGCTCACATGGATATGGAACAGATCGGAATCGTCGAGGCTCGCAAGCGCCTGGGCACACTGGTCTCCCGCGCCGTTCATGCCCACGTCCCTGTGAGAATCAGCCGGTCAGCCGACGAGCATGCCGTACTCATCAGTGAGGACGACTACACCGAGCTCCAGAAGCTGCGTGCCGAACGTGAGATCGCCGAGTTCCAGGATCGGATCGACTCCGCCGGACGCGGAGAGACCACGCCGGTCGCTTTCGAGACCGCCGAGCAGATGTACAGTCACTTCGGCGTCTCCCATCCGGGCGAGCGCCGTTGAAGCGGCGAGTCCTTTTCGACCCCCAAGCTGAGCAGGCCGTTCTGGCGTTGCCGCCGGGCTTGCGTATCACCGTCCTCGATACCGTCTATGGCCTGGTCGATGAGCCGGAGCCGCTCGGCGCGCGTCCCTACGGCATGATCCCTGATGCCTTCGAGATTGTGACGGACTCTTTCACCCTGCGCTACACCCATGGCGAGGATCACGTTTCCATCTGGGTCGTCCGTGCCAACACCTGAGTGCCGTACGCATCGGGCCTCGCGCGCCGTGGGCGGGGTCGGAGATCAAGAGTGAAAGCCCGCGGCCGGGTTGATCGACTCGTGGTCGATCAACCCCGCTGACAGCGTCCTGGCCATCAGCCATGGCTTCGGCGCGGGCAAGAAGGTCAAGGGTCGCGGGGCAGTTCGCCATCGGAGAGGTGAACATGCCGGCGAGGCGGGTGCCCTCCACCCTCTCAAGTGGCAGGCTCGAGGGAGTGCTGGAGCCAGACGTTCGGTTCCACGTAGACACTGAGG
The nucleotide sequence above comes from Streptosporangium brasiliense. Encoded proteins:
- a CDS encoding type II toxin-antitoxin system Phd/YefM family antitoxin, whose product is MEQIGIVEARKRLGTLVSRAVHAHVPVRISRSADEHAVLISEDDYTELQKLRAEREIAEFQDRIDSAGRGETTPVAFETAEQMYSHFGVSHPGERR